One Lysinibacillus sp. OF-1 DNA segment encodes these proteins:
- a CDS encoding LysR family transcriptional regulator yields the protein MDIKQLHYFIAVSEQRNFSKAAERLHISQPSLSNAIKKLEQEIGSPLLERNTRNLQLTEAGELLFERAKVIVKNMEVLKIEMDEVIVHGTRDITIGVMESIKHWLPKVIANYKKDYPQMKIHLVDILGSKRVKKSLKSYKTHLIITNQLMDDPELEVQTLYEERLVAVLPLHHPLARKETLTISDISEEPFIISTEGFQTRHDILTMFEKAGKNINIQFEIERFETAVSLVREQLGITILPENYLQGPTAKTIVKKEIEGANLSRNVYLVSLKNRHLPLAIRQLLKDILHSFENKML from the coding sequence CATATTTCGCAGCCTTCCTTAAGTAATGCTATCAAAAAATTAGAACAAGAGATTGGTTCCCCCTTATTGGAGAGAAATACTAGAAATCTGCAATTAACAGAAGCTGGAGAGCTACTTTTTGAACGGGCAAAAGTTATTGTGAAAAATATGGAAGTATTGAAAATTGAAATGGATGAAGTCATTGTTCATGGCACGAGGGACATCACCATTGGTGTTATGGAATCGATCAAGCATTGGTTGCCTAAAGTAATCGCTAACTATAAAAAGGATTATCCACAAATGAAGATTCATTTAGTCGATATTTTAGGCAGTAAACGTGTGAAGAAATCGTTAAAAAGCTATAAAACCCATTTAATCATAACGAATCAGTTAATGGATGATCCAGAGTTGGAAGTCCAAACCTTATATGAAGAGAGGTTGGTTGCAGTGTTACCCTTACACCATCCGTTAGCCAGGAAAGAGACTTTAACCATCTCGGATATTAGTGAAGAGCCATTTATTATTAGTACCGAGGGCTTTCAAACAAGACACGATATTTTAACGATGTTTGAAAAGGCTGGGAAAAACATCAACATACAATTTGAAATCGAACGTTTTGAAACGGCTGTCTCACTAGTGCGTGAACAGTTAGGGATAACGATATTACCTGAAAACTATTTGCAAGGACCAACAGCCAAAACCATTGTAAAAAAAGAGATTGAAGGTGCAAATTTAAGTCGCAATGTTTATTTAGTATCTTTAAAAAATCGTCATTTACCATTGGCTATCCGACAATTATTGAAAGATATTTTGCATTCTTTTGAAAATAAGATGCTATAA